TAACTTAGAGATAAATATTCTCCAACAGTATCTTAAGCCTGTTTGCTAGAATCTTtgcaataatttttaaatacccCCCACAAGACTAATCGGGTGAAAATCCTTGAGGTCAACAGCCCCCAGAAGCTATGGAATGAGGGTGAAAAGAAGTATTAAGGCTCCTCTCAAACTTGCTTCTATCATGGAAATCACAAAAAACTTTCATAATATCCTCTTTTACAACATCCCAGCAAGCTTGGAAGAATGCCATAGAGAAGCCGCCAAGGCCAGACGCCTTGTCATTATTCATAGCTTTCACTACCCCCTTCACCTCCTCTTCCTCAAAAACTCTCTCCAACCAACTAGCCTCAGCCTCTTCTCAATGTAATCAAAGGAAAGGTCATCCACCAACGGCCTCCAACTAAATTGTTTGGTGTATAACTTTTGATAAAAATAGACAATGTGCTCGTTGATCTCAGCCCGGTTGGTATAAATAGTATCGTTAATCAACAAGGAGTCAATGAAATTGTTCCTCCTGTTGGAATTGGCCatagtgtgaaaaaaattagtTCACTTATCACCCTCCCTTAACCACAACACCCTCGATTTCTatctccaactcacctcctccatgaGAATAGATCTGTCTAGCTTGCTAACAATATCTGCTTTCTTCACTTTCTCCTTAGTGCCTAAGGCCCTTTCTTCGTCAAggacataaaaaatatttagctCTTGTAGAAGGATCTTCTTCACATTCTCCTCAGGACCTAGTAAAACTTTCGAACTGAGAGTATTCAAATCCAAGCATGCCACAAGTtataaaattgatgtatcaaAAATCATAATCCCAATTCGTATAGATAATTTACAAGCTCTATACAATGAAggaaccaaaaaataaaactcaaacaattaTTTCTGCATTCACTGGTATCCAAACTTCTTTTCTGTTTTGACATTTTTGCATTTTATCTTGCttttccctcttctttttcccACTTATTACCCTAACTGTTGACTTTCCTTCTTAATTCTGAAAATCCAGCTCAAtcaccaaaacaaaaatgtgGGTATCACACATTTCGagataataaacaaaaaaagaagaatacccACTAAAAATTACAACGTAACCATCTTATGCTCTTATCTGTACACACCAACTCCCCCAACATCTTTCCGACATCATCTTCAACAATGATAATCATTACAAACCAATCATCACAAAGCTTTTTTATATTACTTCCAATCTAAAACAACAAGAAATACAAGCTATAACGACCGAAGAAACAAAATGGATTAACTAAAACTGTATACCAAGAAGAAGTGAGGCCAATGTCTTCAAAGCCGAAACGAGAACCTGCTCGCACCCATTTCCAATCTTCGAGCAAATAGAACGAAGTAATTCCACTCCGCCATTCCTTGTCGCTATGGCCACATTCCCCGATCCTTGGACACCACACAGCTCCGTAAGCTTATCAAGCAATTCCACCATTTCATCCAAATATTTTTGGCTAATTCGATCGTTGAAATCAGAATCCAACTGCTTCAACCTATCCACACACTGCATCACAGGGTTTTCCTTCACACCACCCTCTCCTGGAACGCACGTGACGATCCCTGCAacacatatataaaattatggGGAAAATTTAATTACTCGAGGCTCTGCTTGGCTGCCGAGAAAATGCGGGAGAAACGAAAAGAGATtatgattttttgaaattattatcGACAGAGCTGCTTTCAGAGCAATAAAGAGAAtgtcatttcattttctttctcggGAGCCAAACGGAGCGTAGCGTGAAAATGGGGATTTTGAGAGATTGGACCGGAGAGATCGACGCCCtggagggttagggtttggatGGCGTCCTGGAGAGCCTCGGTGGGGTCCATCCCGAGATCGTCCATGTTTTCCTTCACCAGATCGTCGAATGCCTCCTGCGAGATCGTGCGCCCAGCCTTCGCCGTCGTCTTCGGTGGACCCATCTGCGCCACGATCCGTCCGATCGAACGGAGTTGGAGATGGCGATGGAGACCGAGAGAGTGATTAGAAGGTGTAACTACTCTTTTTCGATTTGAAATTTGGAAcggaaaaatgagaaagaagcACAGAGAGAGAAAAACGACTTGCAGTACGAAGCATGTTtaggaaattttctaaaaatcagTCTCTAAATGTAGGAATtgttatttagaaaaaaaaaaagaaaaaaggaattgttggaaaaatttaaaatcaatccGCGTAGTTGTCTTAATTTATTACTTGTTTTATAcgttatgaaaaataatttagaggtaTTCAGAATAggttaaaataacaatttaaagttcgtttgggtttgcaatttcaaaaagtgcgatttaaaataacaattttaaaatgtgcgatttgaaaaaagtgatttttaaaaacgctgttaagcgtttgacaaaatcgcagtttagcctttaaaattacgaatttacctttaaaattttgcgttttaaaaaaaacaccatcttatctgcgatttgaaaaagcaaattttctgcgttttcaaatcgtaatttttaaaaatacagttcccaaacgatctatgttttgcgatttggtttaaaatcgtacttattgtctacgaaattgcaatctcaaacacaTCCTTAGTTCCTGTAATtaaatttcgtcaaaacacttgacagattctTTGAGCATGTCACATCAACAACAATAGAATGAGGACATATGCCActcctaataaaaaaatatattcatatattAAGCCTAAATATATTAGCATGTGAGAAtgacatgttattttaataacattaataaaaaaaacacgtgTTTATCAATACTTAAAATATACACGTCACTTTTAGAGGCATGTTTGTAAGAGTTTcatacaaatcagtttgtaaggAATTTCAATCCATAAGAAGAGTATGAttctttccatttcaaatgaaatgagagAATTTATGTTAAATTTTATAAGGGATAATTTCACAAAAGTATATCGAATTATACACCGTTTTAACAAAAGGATATCGAATTAGTAAACGTTTCAAGCTTGGATAGCCAAGTATTCAAACCTCTCACTTAAGATTATTCCGTCAGGATTCACTGTCAAATCCTGACGGAGCCCCCATCATATGTGACATACGTGACTTACTTAACCTAAACTACTCGTTATGCCCTTCTACTACTTGTCAACGTATCTGACACTGATTCTTCTTCGGACGAGAATTCACATGTCTTCATTGTGCTAATAGATCAGGCTCAATCTCATCTTCTGCCCCTTCTTCATTATGTCGTGCTCCTATAGAGTCGATCTCACCAATCTATCATGAGGAGTACGGGATACCCGTTGATAAAGTTCACTGAGCCTTACTtttccacaaaaggcaccttaagagaagaagtttgctcaaggcttataaagcccacaacccatgCATATCTTagcaatgtgagactcttaACACGTTTCCTCACGTATGACACCattgtccaaacacgtgtacaacaCGATGGAATGCCAACATTATCCAAGACCCTGAAGCTCTGATATCATGGTAAAGTTtattgagttttatttttttttctttacaaaagaTATCTTAAAGAAAGAAGTTTTCTCAAAACTTATAAAGTCTACGCCCAAAACTACATTGACAATGTGAAACTCGTAACATCCCTTACAATCTGAACTCCAACACAGATGCGGCTTCCTGCTGGGCTGGAAAAATCGTGTCGCCTCCTTGACTTTGGACGTGCTGGCACTATTCTTCACTACCTCTTTCCTTTCAGAATCTCCGAAGAGGTTCACCAGGCTATTTACTGAAGAACCTGTCGAAGGCTTTTCTTTAACAGTTTGGTCTTGGTGTATGTAGTGGCACATTATATGAAATAACGTGTGATAACATATTTAGTGCATAGCAACGATTAATGTTAATTAGTAAATTACtatattattgtcttacaaTTAAAATGATGTGAGagtaaaaataagttttttattattatttttacaagtgCCAATTTAAgggttaatttttattattacaccataaaataatattacagtTTTATAGCAATAGTTATTTCAAATGCGTTAAAtaagaaataacaaagaaaaagaaaaggattttAGTATATAGTGTGTAATGAAGCCATCATCATCACGTCATGTCAAGTATAGTTATCACCCATGTTTGTCAAACTAATTCAGTTAATTTTCCAATCAGCATTGAAATTGAATTGGTCAATTCCATATAGTGTAGATATATAGATAATGGACAATATAATGATTAATATAGATAGCAGTTTTGGCTGACCccttttttggttgaaaaaagaGATCGATTTTCCTTCAATTTCACCAACCCATTATATTGCCGGCTTGCAGCTCCTTGGATATTTcgtaatacattttttttgagatttttctcTAGCTATAATTATTAGTAAAAGAAAACGAGGGATGGATTTTCGCAAATtacaacttttttctttctttctatccaTATTTCATAAATTTTGTAATAGAATTAATGCTTGTAAGATTTCATTTACactcaaagaaaatagaaattccgaaaaaaagaaagaagatgagaGGTTGAGGGGAGCACCCCATGCCAACACCACATATTGATTGTGATTACCGTTTCAGTATTGTTGgataaagaaaatttaaaaaccaaGAGAGGGTATGGCTCTCTTTGGTCTATATGTAATTCTGTCCTACTTGCATAGTCACCCCGATGTGTTTGGAGTGATTGTGCGGCCACCCCAATGGTGGCCAGGGTAGCCGCGCAGTTACCCTTGTGATGGTTTGAGTAACCGTGCGTTTGCCTTTAGCTTTTTTATTATGTGGCATGTACTCCATTAGGCATACGTTCTTTGACCGCCCATCCTATCTGAGTGGAGCCTACATAATCAAATCAGTTATCCAATAGACGGCTCTCCCTAATTGACGAAGTACTTGAAAATACTTCATAAAGAGAGGGAAAATGAATCACTCAGGAGGTACATCTATTCTAACCAAACAATCTTTTTCTCCAATTTTCCTCGAGCTCCATTCCTCCTCTAAAAGaatactaacttaagcatcaaacTAACCTTCCCACTAGACTCTACCGGGATGCATGGTGCTTAACCTTCTTTCTCTTTGCAAGTTCTCTCAATTTAGAATTTGACGTGTGATCAAATGATTCTTCACAACCTAatataattaaacataattttttttttctttatggcataatttaaattttagaaaaaatttcttcaaaatgtacacgaagtatataaaaaagttttttatttaaaaatagtCCAAGATCCAGGAGGTAGTTGGAATAATTGAAAAACTCAATGAGATATTTGGCAGCAGCCCAAAATACAAAGAGCTACCTAAAGCAGAATCCAAGTGGAGGATACTCGTTGAAAACTTATGTCAATGAAGGAGATTTCACGTggcaaatatataaaaaaagaggGGGAATTTGGCCGTTTTCCACAGTaccctttctctcttctttctcttcctccccCCTCTTTAAATACCCCTTAACTCATCCTCTCAATGCCAACATCTGATTTTACAATCTTTTTCTCTATAATTTACCTCTTCCTTAAGTTGCTCTCCGACAGAAGATATGGGTGGTTTCACTTTTGCACAGGGCCTCCTCATCCTGATTGTAACTGCTTCCATGTTGGCAGTTAGTACGGCCAACAAGGGTTGGCAGTTTGGCTTTAACAACAATTGGCCTTACAAAGGTGGCCACCATCAACCAAAATATAGACAAGCCCCAAACAAGATCATCGTTGGCGGCTCGGAAGGCTGGCGCTTCAACTTCAGCTACACTAATTGGGCTCTCAAAAATGGCCCCATTTACATAAACGATACTTTGGGTGAGTTGacatttcttatatatgttcGTCTTTGTGAGAGTCTAAAATATTATTACTCCTTATTATTGTGcatgagaaatatatataagtttgtATTTGATGacaatatctatatatatatatatatatatatatatatatatatatatatatatatatggtggttGCAGTTTTCAAGTATGCTCCACCAACAACAGACAATACCACGATTCCTCACAGCGTATACTTGCTACCCAACTTTCGGAGCTTCTTAACGTGCAACTTAACTGGAGCGCAGATGTTGGCCAACGTGACACAAGGCGGCGGGGATGGCTTCGAGTTCGTGCTCAAAGAGTGGAAGCCTCACTACTTTGCTTGCGGTCAACACGATGGGGTTCATTGCGACCTTGGAAAAATGAAGTTCTTTGTCATGCCAATGCTCCGTTGGTTTAGATAGATGATTAAATATTATTAGAGAAAGTGACGCCGGAAACTTACTATCACTTgctcatctttttttctttctttaatcttCTTATGTTTGTCTGGCATTAAATAAGAGCtaagctgtaattttttttttttaattaaatcctTATATTGGTTTGGATGTTATACGTACGGAGGTGTTCTAGTTCTGCATCCTTGTTGTTCCTTATTGTATTGTTTTGTTGGCTATGTGGACTGAGAGGAATGTTCAAGGTTGTTCTCTTCTCTTTAATTAGAACAATATTCTTAAACATTCTTAGTTAAATTAATTATGATTTGTCAAAAGGGGTGACTAATTAAGGAATAGATTAAGGTAGTTCTATTAGTGATTTGTCAAAAGGGGTCGCTGATATTGATTCTATATATCAGCGACGACTCAAACAGATTTTTTCATACAAGGTCCGAATGTGTTAACTTTATTTGAGATCGAATCAAGTAACGATAGGTCTCTTCTAGGACCCATGCTGCATATGCTAGCTTGGTTCACAGTGATGGTAAGTCTTGGTGCATGCAACCACATCCTGTCAAGCTAGGACCCCAGCTGTTTGATTAAACACTTCAAGTACTTGTCTTCAGCACAACAGGTAGGGCAAGGTGGCTTGGTCACAGCTAGCTTTACCAGAACATCTCTAACGACCCAATTCATTCTCCTATCGAATCTCTTAACAATGTAAAAGGTCAATGTATATAAGTTTGGCAACACACACAAGTCTTAGGGTCCTCTAGCTTCCACACCAAGGTGTGTTAAAAGGGTTGGGGAACTGTTTTATTATACCTACTCCATCATTAGATATCTCAACAACAAGCTAGAGAACTACAAGCAAAGTGGAGTACTACTCATGGAGACTTGGAGAGAGCCATACAAAACAACGAGAGGAAGCACGTATTGTGCAGTCAATTAATGACACAGCCAGAATTTTGATGCGACAAAGTTGAATagtctttaaaaaaatcaatggttACTAAACCTTACCACGCCAATTGTTTGTGTGGTATATAGCATTGTTCTTGTAAATTCTACACTTTCATTTCATTCCATTATCATTTTATTAGGTTGATGTGGCAGTACCGGCCATCAcctcttgatttttctttcttaaatatGGACTGATCTATGAGTTGATAGGCACTGTTAAATTAATCTAGCGAAAATGAAGAtgtagtatgtagcattactcatttaattTAATACGTACCCAATTCATTAGACTATGTACGTGTGTTGGGTGTTTATGTGGGGTTTGGATACTTTTTTTGGTTAGGGCTTTTATAAGCAAAAGACGAGGGGATGTGTTGGGATGAGTAATTCTATTTAGTAAATTGCTATGACTGTTATGTTATTGGGATGATGTGACAGTTAAAATCagtcattaattattattttttacaagggCCGATCCAATAActaatttttactatcacatcatcaaattgtatGACAGTTGTACAACATTTTACTAAATAATGATGATAAagcaatgctatatatatatatatatatatattcttatctCCCAATTGTGTAGCAATACTGATGTAGTATTTCCAACTAATCATTGGATTAATCTTtgctaaataaataataagaaaaaaacttATCATGATTGATTGTGAGTACCAGGTCAGCAttagataaaagaaaatttgaaaaccaaAGGAGGCCATGGCTCCCATTGTTCTATATATAGTTATGTCATTCTtgctaggcttggcaattcggatcgacgggtcgggttcgtgtcgacccgactgACCCAATTACACAATAGGGTctaacacgaacccgacctgattattaatcgggttgaattctggaacccgaacacgacccgggtaacaCGTTTACTTTCTTTGATTCTCTGAACTCCGTAATTGAACCTCTCAATCAAACCCCGATTGTTCAGAGAATCCAATGTTTATTAAAACAAAAGCAATACAAGCGCTAACAACTGTGATCTAATGGAAAATTCACCTAAATCGGCATGATTAAGCTCTGAAAATAGGTCA
The sequence above is drawn from the Alnus glutinosa chromosome 11, dhAlnGlut1.1, whole genome shotgun sequence genome and encodes:
- the LOC133882378 gene encoding uncharacterized protein LOC133882378, producing MGGFTFAQGLLILIVTASMLAVSTANKGWQFGFNNNWPYKGGHHQPKYRQAPNKIIVGGSEGWRFNFSYTNWALKNGPIYINDTLVFKYAPPTTDNTTIPHSVYLLPNFRSFLTCNLTGAQMLANVTQGGGDGFEFVLKEWKPHYFACGQHDGVHCDLGKMKFFVMPMLRWFR